A single genomic interval of Malania oleifera isolate guangnan ecotype guangnan chromosome 13, ASM2987363v1, whole genome shotgun sequence harbors:
- the LOC131146586 gene encoding uncharacterized protein LOC131146586, whose product MASHFPLYFLFSLLLLLLPHSAALGLLPLPVIKTAGGEPTRAEAIAGALSDHGYGAMSMILHLTLHDLIKTHNNSTALTIFCPQDAAFFSLKFPQPPLTLLRYHFVPRKLEQQVLGSAGFPVGSKLDTLLPGHPLVVTAPSTVNGVRIADWDIYDDGVVTVHGVGEFFDPAFQTLRYPWYDGAVGQNGCGGSGEPERTSRFFWDRDYVAINLAEVLVCLGTALLLAAGVVYFGDQDESDENYGYIYYTTL is encoded by the coding sequence ATGGCTTCCCACTTCCCACTCTATTTCCTCTTCtcccttctcctcctcctcctcccccaTTCAGCCGCCCTAGGCCTTCTGCCACTACCCGTTATAAAGACCGCCGGCGGAGAACCAACTCGGGCGGAGGCGATCGCCGGAGCTCTCTCCGACCACGGCTACGGCGCCATGTCCATGATCCTCCACCTCACCCTCCATGACCTCATCAAAACCCACAACAACTCCACCGCCCTCACCATATTCTGCCCCCAAGACGCCGCTTTCTTCTCCCTCAAGTTTCCTCAGCCCCCGCTCACCCTTCTCCGGTATCACTTTGTCCCCAGGAAACTTGAGCAGCAAGTCTTGGGATCCGCCGGCTTTCCGGTCGGATCCAAGCTGGACACCCTCCTCCCCGGCCACCCCCTCGTCGTCACCGCCCCCAGTACCGTCAACGGAGTCAGGATTGCCGACTGGGATATCTACGACGACGGGGTTGTGACCGTTCACGGCGTCGGCGAGTTCTTCGACCCGGCGTTCCAGACCCTCCGGTACCCTTGGTATGACGGCGCCGTCGGGCAGAACGGTTGCGGCGGCAGCGGCGAACCGGAAAGGACAAGCCGGTTTTTTTGGGATAGAGATTATGTGGCGATTAATTTGGCGGAGGTCCTGGTTTGTCTTGGAACTGCACTTCTTCTCGCTGCGGGAGTCGTCTATTTTGGTGATCAAGATGAAAGTGATGAGAATTATGGATACATTTATTATACTACTCTTTAA